A single window of Gossypium arboreum isolate Shixiya-1 chromosome 13, ASM2569848v2, whole genome shotgun sequence DNA harbors:
- the LOC108464863 gene encoding auxin-responsive protein SAUR21-like, with product MVWHLQRIVNAKKSLKRTLSSSETTTVPKGHFAVYVGEAERKRFVVSLSFLKHPSFQNLLSQAEEEYGFNHPMGALTIPCSEEVFIELTYNLQSS from the coding sequence ATGGTTTGGCACTTGCAGAGAATTGTTAATGCTAAGAAGAGTCTAAAACGGACTCTTTCATCTTCTGAGACAACAACAGTGCCTAAAGGCCACTTTGCTGTTTATGTTGGAGAAGCTGAGAGGAAGAGATTTGTTGTCTCACTCTCATTCCTGAAGCATCCTTCATTCCAAAATTTACTGAGTCAAGCTGAAGAAGAGTATGGATTTAATCATCCTATGGGTGCTCTGACTATCCCCTGCAGCGAAGAAGTATTCATTGAACTCACCTACAATCTGCAAAGCTCATAA